From the genome of Nitrosomonas sp., one region includes:
- a CDS encoding sigma 54-interacting transcriptional regulator encodes MITNSKILLVDDDPDLLNLLSIRLNASGYDVDTASSAESALNYLDLERPQLVISDLRMSGMCGMELFEKIYSKYPALPVIILTAHGTIPDAVSAVQSGVFGYLTKPFDSKNLLAQIQKALNNASPTDENEHNRTSWCNSIITQSSEMKEVLNKAKLVAVGDASVLLYGESGVGKELFARAIHAASNRSDKPFIAVNCAAIPEQLLESEFFGHVKGAFTGAIRHHDGLFKLAEGGTLLLDEIGDMPQFLQVKLLRALQEKQIRPIGSAQTIPIDVRLISATHRNLREEITKGNFREDLYYRLDVISLKIPALSERREDIPLLSNYFVDLFAKRYQKNISRISPDAMQILITATWPGNVRQLMNVVEQCVVLNTTSLIPSALVYDAIQMETSQLESFEEAKRQFERDYLVKVLKITSGNVTQAARIAKRNRTDFYKLLQRYQIDLNKYKLRNPDMHETS; translated from the coding sequence ATGATAACAAATTCAAAAATATTATTAGTTGATGATGACCCGGATCTGCTAAATTTATTGTCCATACGACTGAATGCAAGCGGCTATGACGTTGATACTGCAAGCAGTGCGGAATCTGCGCTCAATTACTTGGATTTAGAACGTCCACAGCTCGTTATCAGTGATTTGCGTATGAGTGGCATGTGCGGCATGGAATTATTTGAGAAGATTTATTCCAAATATCCCGCATTGCCGGTCATCATACTGACTGCGCATGGCACAATTCCAGATGCTGTGTCTGCCGTACAAAGCGGTGTTTTTGGTTATCTGACCAAACCATTTGACAGTAAAAACCTGCTGGCCCAGATTCAAAAAGCGCTAAACAATGCCTCGCCAACAGATGAAAATGAACACAACAGAACTTCATGGTGTAATAGTATTATTACCCAAAGTTCAGAAATGAAAGAAGTGCTGAACAAAGCAAAGCTAGTCGCCGTGGGAGACGCCAGCGTATTGCTTTACGGCGAAAGTGGTGTTGGAAAAGAATTATTTGCACGAGCGATACACGCCGCATCAAACCGCAGTGACAAACCCTTTATAGCGGTAAATTGCGCTGCTATTCCTGAACAACTGCTTGAATCCGAATTTTTTGGCCATGTGAAAGGTGCGTTTACTGGTGCGATACGACATCACGACGGTTTGTTTAAATTAGCAGAAGGCGGCACTTTGTTATTGGATGAAATTGGCGATATGCCACAGTTTCTCCAGGTCAAATTGCTCAGAGCTCTGCAAGAAAAACAAATAAGGCCAATTGGTAGTGCACAAACTATACCGATAGATGTACGACTTATTTCAGCAACGCATAGAAACCTCAGAGAAGAAATTACCAAAGGCAACTTTAGGGAAGACTTGTATTATCGTTTAGACGTCATTTCCCTGAAAATACCGGCTTTATCGGAAAGAAGAGAAGATATACCGTTGCTGTCAAATTATTTTGTTGATTTGTTTGCCAAACGATATCAAAAAAATATCAGTAGAATTTCGCCTGACGCAATGCAAATTCTGATCACGGCAACCTGGCCGGGCAATGTCAGGCAACTCATGAATGTTGTTGAACAATGCGTTGTTCTGAACACAACTTCTTTAATTCCGTCGGCACTGGTTTATGACGCAATACAAATGGAAACATCGCAGCTAGAATCCTTTGAGGAAGCCAAAAGGCAATTCGAAAGAGATTATCTGGTAAAGGTGCTGAAAATCACTTCGGGGAATGTAACGCAGGCTGCGCGTATTGCAAAGCGTAACCGGACCGATTTTTATAAATTGTTGCAAAGATATCAAATTGATTTAAATAAATATAAATTAAGAAATCCTGATATGCACGAAACCAGTTAA
- a CDS encoding class I SAM-dependent methyltransferase → MRRKASGRKKYVPALGYHWLTPFYDWLIGITGHGDRLMYAFMQQSQLDHAQQILDLGCGTGSLAILTKRNFQASGITALDCDPKILSIAARKAVHYQVDIQYIQAFAENLPCPDNSFDRVLSSLLFHHLPWDRKQQVANEVFRVCK, encoded by the coding sequence ATGAGAAGAAAAGCATCCGGCCGCAAAAAATATGTTCCTGCTTTGGGGTATCATTGGCTTACACCGTTCTATGACTGGCTAATTGGAATAACGGGTCATGGGGACCGATTGATGTATGCATTCATGCAACAGTCGCAACTTGATCATGCGCAACAGATTCTTGATCTTGGGTGTGGAACGGGATCACTGGCAATTCTCACTAAACGCAATTTTCAGGCTAGTGGTATTACTGCATTGGATTGTGATCCGAAGATATTGTCGATTGCCGCGCGCAAGGCTGTTCATTATCAAGTTGATATTCAATATATTCAAGCGTTTGCAGAAAACCTGCCTTGCCCGGACAACAGTTTCGACCGGGTTCTTTCGAGTTTGCTTTTTCACCATTTGCCCTGGGACAGAAAACAACAGGTTGCGAACGAAGTATTTCGCGTTTGTAAATAG
- the istA gene encoding IS21 family transposase — translation MYSVELYVKIRRAVMVEGKSEREVARYFGIHRETVKKMCQYAVPPGYRRKSSPASPKLAAFTGIIDAILEADKTVHPKQRHTATRILERLRDEHGFTGGYTIVRNYVYKAKIQQKEMFMPLVHLPGHAQVDFGEADGYIGGKLVRFHYFCLDLPHSDGCFVKAYPTEDTESFLDGHVAAFAFLGGVPQSILYDNTRLAVAKILGDGKRKRTKAFSELQSHYLFEDKFGRPGRGNDKGNVEGMVGFNRRHFMVPLPIADNFDALNTRLLDGCIKRQQAKLRGQTETIAERMKRDAAALMALPAAEFDACHKISTRVSSLSLVRYRTNDYSVPTQYGHREVLVKGYVDHVDICLGADTIARHQRSYGREEFIYNPLHYLALLEQKPRALDQAAPLQDWVLPEVFDRLRRLLEARLERRGRKEYIQVLRLLENFSQAQVEHAIKKAIDLGSIGFDAIKHLILCAIEQRPAKLDLTCYPYLPNANVLPTEPRTYLSLLQISEATQKPVMESHYE, via the coding sequence ATGTATTCAGTGGAACTATATGTAAAAATACGACGGGCGGTGATGGTTGAAGGCAAAAGCGAGCGAGAAGTCGCGCGTTATTTTGGTATTCACCGCGAGACTGTTAAGAAGATGTGTCAATATGCGGTACCGCCAGGTTACCGGCGCAAGAGTTCTCCTGCTTCACCAAAGCTAGCCGCTTTCACTGGCATTATAGATGCCATTCTTGAAGCTGATAAAACAGTTCATCCCAAACAACGTCATACGGCAACCCGGATATTGGAGCGATTGCGCGATGAACATGGATTCACTGGCGGCTATACCATTGTGCGTAATTATGTTTATAAAGCCAAGATTCAGCAGAAGGAGATGTTTATGCCGCTGGTCCATTTACCTGGCCACGCTCAGGTAGACTTTGGCGAAGCTGACGGTTATATTGGTGGCAAGCTGGTACGGTTTCATTATTTCTGTCTTGATCTGCCACATTCGGACGGCTGCTTTGTCAAAGCCTATCCGACGGAAGATACCGAATCCTTTCTGGATGGGCATGTTGCTGCATTTGCGTTTTTAGGTGGTGTGCCGCAATCTATTTTATATGACAATACCAGGCTCGCCGTCGCTAAAATACTGGGTGATGGCAAGCGTAAGCGGACTAAAGCATTCAGTGAACTGCAAAGTCATTATCTGTTTGAAGACAAATTTGGACGTCCAGGGCGGGGTAATGATAAAGGCAATGTTGAAGGCATGGTTGGTTTCAATCGTCGCCATTTCATGGTGCCGTTGCCGATAGCTGATAATTTTGATGCCTTGAACACCAGGTTGCTGGACGGTTGTATCAAACGCCAACAAGCTAAGCTACGTGGGCAAACTGAAACCATTGCTGAGCGTATGAAGCGTGATGCTGCTGCACTCATGGCATTGCCTGCAGCTGAGTTTGATGCATGCCACAAGATTTCGACTCGTGTATCTTCTCTGTCTCTGGTGCGCTATCGAACCAACGACTACTCGGTACCCACTCAGTACGGTCATCGGGAAGTGCTGGTCAAAGGTTACGTTGATCATGTTGATATTTGTCTGGGTGCGGACACCATTGCACGACATCAACGCAGCTATGGCCGGGAAGAATTCATCTATAACCCGCTGCATTATTTGGCATTGCTGGAACAAAAGCCGCGCGCATTGGATCAGGCGGCGCCCCTCCAGGATTGGGTGCTGCCCGAAGTATTTGATCGTTTGCGCCGATTGCTTGAAGCGCGGTTGGAACGGCGTGGTCGCAAGGAATATATCCAGGTTTTGCGGCTACTGGAGAATTTTAGCCAAGCGCAAGTTGAACATGCGATAAAAAAAGCGATTGATTTGGGTTCAATTGGATTTGACGCGATCAAGCATCTGATTCTGTGTGCAATTGAACAACGGCCAGCGAAACTCGATCTGACGTGTTACCCCTATCTACCCAATGCCAATGTACTACCCACCGAACCTAGGACGTACTTAAGCCTGTTGCAAATATCCGAAGCAACTCAAAAACCTGTAATGGAGAGTCATTATGAATGA
- the istB gene encoding IS21-like element helper ATPase IstB gives MNETSISTTVTPQVLLENHFKALKLSTFAREYEKVAIECANEGVDYARYLLRLCELERIDRERRNTERRIRMAKFPVIKSLDTFDFTAIPELNKSLVLELMRCEWIDKRENVIALGPSGVGKTHTALALGLAACQKGLSVVFKTAAALVHELMEARDEKRLRLLQKQLANTKLLIIDELGYVPFTAVGAELLFEVFSRRYEHGATLVTSNLPFDEWTSVLGSERLTGALLDRLTHHVHILEMNGESYRLAASKKRQKQSMNSTLIGKENTKKNNE, from the coding sequence ATGAATGAAACATCGATTTCCACGACAGTTACACCACAGGTTTTGCTGGAGAATCATTTCAAGGCATTGAAGCTTTCGACCTTTGCTCGTGAATATGAGAAGGTTGCAATCGAATGCGCAAATGAAGGTGTTGATTACGCGCGTTACTTATTACGGTTATGTGAGCTTGAGCGTATCGACCGTGAGCGACGCAATACTGAGCGGCGTATACGTATGGCAAAATTCCCGGTGATTAAAAGCCTGGATACCTTCGATTTCACTGCAATTCCAGAATTGAATAAATCGTTGGTATTAGAGCTGATGCGCTGCGAATGGATTGACAAGCGTGAAAATGTCATTGCATTGGGGCCTTCGGGCGTTGGCAAAACGCATACAGCGTTAGCTTTAGGGCTGGCCGCTTGTCAGAAAGGTTTGAGCGTTGTCTTTAAGACGGCCGCAGCTTTGGTACATGAATTGATGGAAGCGCGTGATGAGAAACGGTTGCGTCTATTGCAAAAACAGCTGGCTAACACCAAATTGTTGATCATCGACGAACTGGGTTATGTGCCATTTACTGCAGTAGGCGCAGAGCTCTTGTTTGAAGTGTTTAGTCGCCGTTACGAACATGGCGCCACCCTGGTCACATCGAATTTACCGTTTGACGAATGGACAAGTGTTCTGGGGTCAGAACGATTGACCGGCGCACTGCTGGATCGTTTGACCCACCATGTCCATATCCTGGAAATGAATGGTGAATCGTATCGCCTGGCTGCAAGTAAGAAGCGACAAAAACAATCAATGAATTCCACACTTATAGGAAAGGAGAACACCAAAAAAAATAATGAGTAG
- a CDS encoding class I SAM-dependent methyltransferase — MTRVLKPGGQLHVLDWGRASNQLMRALFFAVQLVDGFDNTRDNVTGRLVELFEHARFYRIDEQQSFNTVFGTLVHYRALKADVHAV, encoded by the coding sequence TTGACACGCGTTCTGAAGCCCGGCGGTCAACTCCATGTTTTGGACTGGGGGCGGGCGAGCAACCAGTTGATGCGCGCGTTATTTTTTGCTGTGCAACTGGTTGACGGTTTTGACAATACCCGGGATAACGTAACCGGCAGGCTTGTCGAATTGTTTGAGCATGCGCGATTTTACCGGATTGACGAGCAGCAGTCGTTTAATACAGTTTTCGGAACATTAGTACATTATCGTGCGCTGAAAGCAGATGTGCATGCTGTCTAA
- a CDS encoding HAMP domain-containing histidine kinase, producing the protein MAIVQFDWRKTQDSTVIPVSNNSAAKLNDGILISNIRWFIIFRWGIIVALVLIHIIALLTPDTLIQFRIIEENNWPLTITLVLSIANIVYIFALDHCKPSKLNSPSVNLWAQIIIDLICLSVVVHYIGSTATPAPFFYILHIALACIFFSTLESLLVAVIVSILYTIVLLVEFSLSIQIPQSMLIDPAIALDNKGKNHMLFWMIALDVLFFTVWYLVSRLSLVVRTHEHQLEEAYKRINQAQHEKDQYAVLMTHQLKSPLDAIRSKINLIKGGYCGDVPQELKEVLLKIDRRATSMASLILDLLRLQRLKETCLCTAETNPVNIKKAIQKCIDKLTPVINSRGINLNVCMDNFIYQGIAEQVEIILENIISNAITYSHDKGTIELTSELDKQNKKATLTITDHGIGIEIDDLPNIFNEYFYSPRAALHNKATSGIGLSIVKIAAENNNLNISVASEPGKGTAFTIIFPEVQLPKADEQTEPGKVLEDGLQQQ; encoded by the coding sequence ATGGCCATCGTCCAATTCGACTGGAGAAAAACACAGGATTCAACTGTAATACCTGTGAGCAATAACAGTGCCGCCAAGCTCAACGATGGTATTTTAATCAGCAACATCCGCTGGTTTATCATTTTTCGTTGGGGAATAATCGTTGCACTCGTTTTGATTCATATCATTGCACTGCTAACGCCCGATACGTTGATACAATTTCGTATCATTGAAGAAAACAACTGGCCGCTCACCATCACCCTGGTCCTGAGCATAGCCAATATCGTTTATATATTTGCACTGGATCACTGTAAACCCAGTAAACTCAACTCCCCCTCAGTTAATCTTTGGGCTCAGATTATTATTGATCTCATCTGTCTATCAGTTGTAGTTCACTATATCGGCAGTACTGCAACACCGGCCCCTTTCTTTTATATCCTGCATATCGCACTGGCATGTATATTCTTCTCCACGCTGGAAAGCTTGTTGGTCGCCGTAATTGTCAGCATTTTATACACAATTGTGTTACTGGTTGAATTTTCATTGTCGATTCAGATCCCGCAGTCAATGCTGATTGACCCTGCAATCGCACTCGACAATAAAGGGAAAAACCACATGCTGTTCTGGATGATTGCTCTGGATGTATTGTTTTTTACCGTCTGGTATCTGGTTTCTAGGCTATCACTTGTGGTAAGAACGCATGAGCATCAATTGGAAGAAGCCTATAAACGCATCAATCAGGCTCAACATGAAAAAGATCAGTACGCCGTGCTCATGACGCATCAGCTTAAATCGCCATTGGATGCCATACGCAGCAAAATCAATCTGATTAAAGGCGGCTATTGCGGAGACGTTCCACAAGAACTCAAGGAAGTCTTACTCAAAATTGATCGGCGCGCCACGAGCATGGCCAGCCTGATTCTGGATCTGCTTCGACTGCAACGCCTCAAGGAAACCTGCTTGTGTACTGCGGAGACAAACCCAGTAAATATCAAAAAAGCAATACAAAAATGTATTGATAAGCTAACACCCGTCATCAATTCCAGAGGTATCAATCTCAATGTTTGCATGGACAATTTTATCTACCAAGGGATTGCCGAGCAGGTGGAAATTATTTTGGAAAATATTATCTCCAATGCCATCACCTATTCCCATGATAAAGGGACTATAGAACTCACATCCGAATTGGACAAACAAAACAAAAAAGCAACCCTGACCATAACAGACCACGGTATCGGCATCGAAATTGATGATTTACCAAATATTTTCAATGAATATTTCTATTCCCCGCGCGCTGCTTTACATAACAAAGCCACAAGTGGCATTGGTCTGTCCATTGTTAAAATAGCTGCTGAAAACAATAATCTGAATATAAGCGTTGCCAGCGAACCCGGCAAGGGTACAGCGTTTACGATTATTTTTCCCGAAGTACAATTACCGAAAGCAGACGAGCAGACCGAGCCGGGCAAAGTACTCGAGGATGGGCTGCAACAACAGTAA
- a CDS encoding response regulator, protein MTKRIAHVDDDPDIRDAVRRILQKNGYEVEQYLTMKDFIASLEQDNNPPDLAILDVMVESMDAGLTTYASIQKSHPTLQTIFLTSLGDMIRPYFDKKSDKWVCIMEKPVEPESLLSIIQDRLEQTASK, encoded by the coding sequence ATGACAAAAAGAATAGCACATGTCGATGACGATCCGGATATCCGTGATGCAGTCAGACGTATCTTGCAAAAAAACGGCTATGAAGTCGAACAATACCTAACCATGAAGGATTTTATCGCTTCACTGGAGCAAGACAACAACCCGCCTGATTTGGCTATACTCGACGTAATGGTTGAATCAATGGATGCAGGCTTAACAACCTATGCCAGCATACAAAAAAGTCATCCGACTCTGCAGACAATATTTCTAACATCTTTAGGGGACATGATAAGACCCTACTTTGATAAGAAATCGGATAAATGGGTTTGTATTATGGAAAAACCTGTAGAACCTGAGAGTCTGTTAAGCATCATCCAGGATCGACTTGAACAGACAGCAAGCAAGTAG
- a CDS encoding DUF2064 domain-containing protein encodes MTWKIMDATLVLVHKKPELGTGKQRLAARFGLELTLQIAQALFECAVEDAADWPGLVVLAPANQKDSYWARLQARRCCRNFMIVPQISGNLGQRLNALDLTLRRQKLKRLVYIGSDAPGLKNEDYLAVRAYLNQSNAVLVPAVDGGVVLMANRCAWPDLSMLPWSTDQLGVSLVNKCKAEMGSVSILQENYDIDESADFFRLIHTLKDDGRPARRALHTLACEASLAMNNSDYTRHA; translated from the coding sequence TTGACATGGAAAATAATGGATGCGACGCTGGTATTGGTGCACAAGAAGCCTGAACTAGGCACAGGTAAACAACGGCTTGCGGCGCGATTTGGGCTTGAGCTGACGCTTCAAATTGCTCAAGCATTATTTGAATGTGCGGTGGAAGATGCTGCTGACTGGCCGGGCCTGGTTGTGCTGGCGCCAGCCAATCAGAAAGACAGTTATTGGGCGAGGCTTCAGGCACGTCGTTGTTGTAGAAATTTTATGATCGTGCCGCAAATCAGTGGGAATCTGGGGCAGCGTCTGAATGCATTGGATTTGACCTTGCGTAGACAAAAATTAAAGCGGCTGGTTTATATTGGCAGTGATGCACCCGGTTTAAAAAATGAAGATTATCTAGCCGTACGTGCGTATTTGAATCAAAGTAATGCAGTGCTGGTGCCAGCCGTCGACGGCGGTGTTGTATTAATGGCGAATCGGTGTGCATGGCCGGATTTATCGATGTTGCCGTGGAGTACCGACCAGCTGGGCGTATCTTTGGTGAATAAATGCAAAGCAGAAATGGGGTCCGTAAGTATTTTGCAGGAAAACTATGATATTGATGAATCGGCTGATTTTTTTAGACTGATACACACGCTCAAAGATGACGGACGTCCCGCTCGCCGGGCTTTGCATACGCTGGCCTGTGAAGCTTCATTGGCCATGAATAACAGCGATTACACCCGGCATGCTTAA
- a CDS encoding TIGR04283 family arsenosugar biosynthesis glycosyltransferase, which produces MLKISIVIPCYQDEENLRCLLEQLQGMPDKPMEIIVVDGAGSKYCSSICKTHQARWLNSQPCRGQQLLMGAAHAQGEVLWFLHTDVRLSLNAFASMMRVIENGAIGGFFRFRFDAPIDWPAYILEWAIMLRCGVGVPYGDQGFFILRERYHAIGGHAPWPLFEEVPLVQGARKMGRFVALNEPIFVSSRRWRQDGWWRRTWNNRELALKFACGVSPQILAQRYQVMKTSAK; this is translated from the coding sequence ATGCTTAAAATCAGTATAGTGATTCCCTGTTACCAGGATGAAGAAAATCTGCGTTGCTTGTTGGAACAACTACAAGGAATGCCTGACAAGCCGATGGAAATTATTGTTGTAGATGGAGCGGGCAGTAAATACTGCAGCAGTATTTGTAAAACCCATCAAGCGCGTTGGTTGAACAGCCAACCGTGCCGAGGTCAGCAATTATTAATGGGTGCAGCTCACGCCCAAGGCGAGGTATTATGGTTCTTGCATACAGATGTGCGATTATCCTTAAATGCTTTTGCGTCCATGATGCGTGTGATCGAGAATGGCGCAATAGGTGGTTTTTTCAGGTTCCGCTTTGATGCGCCAATTGACTGGCCGGCCTATATTCTGGAATGGGCTATTATGTTGCGGTGTGGTGTGGGCGTGCCTTATGGCGATCAGGGGTTTTTTATATTGCGAGAACGCTACCATGCGATAGGCGGCCATGCGCCATGGCCTCTGTTTGAGGAAGTTCCCCTGGTGCAAGGCGCACGAAAAATGGGTAGATTTGTTGCATTAAACGAACCGATATTTGTCAGTTCGCGTCGCTGGCGGCAAGACGGTTGGTGGCGACGCACCTGGAATAATCGTGAATTGGCGTTGAAGTTTGCATGCGGTGTATCTCCCCAGATACTGGCGCAACGATATCAGGTAATGAAAACATCCGCTAAATAG
- a CDS encoding methyltransferase domain-containing protein, producing the protein MQETVQKYYGEILSGSHDLQTNACCTDEGLPEYIKPLLSKVHDEVLTRYYGCGLVLPEQLEGLTILDLGCGAGRDAYLLSQLVGEKGRVIGVDMTEEQLIVARKHEKFHQQAFGYKRGNVQFLHGYIEQLDELDLADNSIDVIVSNCVINLAMDKAAVLREAYRVLKPGGELYFSDVYSDRRIPKELTNDPVLYGECLSGALYWNDFVPLARAQGFIDPRLVGDRPITIANPQLQARTGNIHFHSATYRLFKLSELELACEDHGQSVVYRGTIPYHPHAFVLDKHHFIETGKQFTVCGNTWRMLHDTRFIDHFEFFGNFDRHYGIFPGCGMGIPFDDGATGEQKGGCC; encoded by the coding sequence ATGCAAGAAACTGTTCAGAAGTATTATGGTGAAATACTGTCCGGGTCGCACGACCTGCAAACAAATGCCTGTTGTACGGACGAAGGATTGCCTGAATATATCAAACCATTGTTGTCTAAAGTGCATGATGAAGTGCTGACACGTTATTATGGCTGTGGTCTGGTTTTGCCCGAGCAGTTGGAAGGCCTGACGATACTTGATCTCGGGTGTGGTGCAGGGCGCGATGCTTATTTGCTGTCGCAATTGGTGGGTGAGAAAGGAAGAGTCATTGGTGTTGACATGACCGAAGAACAGCTGATTGTGGCGCGCAAGCATGAAAAATTTCATCAGCAAGCATTTGGTTACAAGCGTGGCAACGTGCAATTTTTACACGGCTATATTGAGCAGCTTGATGAACTCGATTTGGCCGATAACAGTATCGATGTGATCGTATCCAACTGTGTGATAAATCTGGCGATGGATAAAGCGGCAGTCCTGAGAGAAGCCTATCGGGTATTGAAACCAGGCGGTGAACTCTATTTTTCCGATGTCTACAGCGACCGGCGTATTCCGAAGGAATTGACCAATGATCCTGTTTTGTATGGCGAATGTTTAAGCGGTGCATTGTATTGGAATGACTTTGTGCCGTTGGCACGCGCGCAGGGATTTATTGATCCGCGCCTTGTTGGTGATCGTCCGATAACGATAGCTAATCCTCAGCTACAGGCCAGAACGGGTAATATCCATTTTCATTCGGCGACTTACAGATTATTTAAGCTGTCTGAACTCGAACTGGCGTGTGAAGATCATGGGCAATCGGTGGTTTATCGCGGCACGATACCGTATCATCCGCATGCATTTGTACTGGACAAGCACCATTTTATCGAAACCGGCAAGCAGTTCACCGTTTGTGGCAATACCTGGCGCATGTTGCATGACACGCGGTTTATCGATCATTTTGAATTTTTTGGTAATTTTGACCGCCATTACGGTATTTTTCCGGGATGTGGTATGGGTATTCCGTTTGATGACGGTGCAACCGGTGAGCAAAAAGGTGGCTGTTGTTGA
- a CDS encoding radical SAM protein: MKIGTDVSVDQLKQQKKQQQKSPEWYATSEGNPRGFIHAHALDELWFHTGTACNLSCPFCLEGSKPGDHRLQLMRFEDAKPYIDEALTLGVKQFSFTGGEPFINKDIVPILDYALRYQPCLVLTNATEPLIKRTGQLESLLEHDHQLHFRVSLDHFDAAEHDKGRGEGMFACAVDGMRRLHKMGFSLSVASQLIPDMMPDEIAQRYAEVFRNAGLPENLHRVEFPEFYPPETIVSAPQITQSCMVDFQSESSRREFMCAFSRMVVKQNNQCRVYACTLVDDDIDYALSETLTESLQIPVSMKHHRCYSCFKFGASCSEMK, from the coding sequence TTGAAAATCGGTACTGATGTTTCAGTGGATCAGCTGAAACAACAGAAGAAACAGCAGCAGAAATCACCTGAGTGGTATGCGACCTCGGAAGGCAATCCGCGCGGTTTTATACATGCTCATGCACTGGATGAATTGTGGTTTCATACAGGCACAGCGTGCAACCTGTCGTGTCCGTTTTGTCTCGAAGGATCCAAACCCGGTGATCATCGCCTGCAACTGATGCGCTTTGAAGATGCCAAACCATATATTGATGAAGCCCTGACGCTCGGGGTTAAGCAGTTTTCATTCACCGGCGGTGAGCCTTTTATCAATAAAGATATTGTGCCCATTCTGGATTATGCGTTGCGGTATCAACCCTGTCTGGTCTTGACCAATGCAACAGAACCATTGATTAAGCGAACCGGTCAACTGGAATCCTTGCTGGAGCATGATCACCAACTGCACTTTCGTGTTAGCCTGGATCATTTTGATGCCGCCGAGCATGACAAGGGACGCGGTGAAGGCATGTTCGCATGTGCCGTGGATGGCATGCGCAGGCTGCATAAAATGGGGTTTTCTCTGTCCGTAGCCAGTCAGTTGATACCGGACATGATGCCGGATGAAATTGCTCAGCGTTATGCTGAAGTGTTCAGGAATGCAGGATTGCCCGAAAATCTTCATCGCGTTGAATTTCCGGAATTTTACCCGCCCGAAACAATCGTCTCAGCACCACAAATTACACAAAGCTGCATGGTTGATTTTCAGAGCGAATCGTCGCGCCGGGAATTCATGTGCGCTTTCAGCCGCATGGTGGTGAAACAGAATAATCAGTGCCGGGTGTATGCGTGTACGCTGGTCGATGATGATATCGACTATGCCCTGTCTGAAACATTGACAGAAAGTCTGCAAATACCCGTCAGCATGAAACATCACCGGTGCTACAGTTGTTTCAAATTTGGTGCTTCGTGCAGTGAAATGAAATAG